One region of Ornithorhynchus anatinus isolate Pmale09 chromosome X5, mOrnAna1.pri.v4, whole genome shotgun sequence genomic DNA includes:
- the PCP4L1 gene encoding Purkinje cell protein 4-like protein 1 translates to MSELRTSEPPSASQASGPEAKGKAGDAKKAEEEEIDIDLTAPETEKAALAIQGKFRRFQKRKKDPSS, encoded by the exons ATGAGCGAG ctccgCACCAGCGAGCCTCCTTCGGCCAGCCAGGCTTCCGGCCCCGAGGCCAAGG GCAAAGCCGGGGACGCCAagaaggccgaggaggaggagatcgACATCGACCTGACGGCGCCGGAGACGGAGAAGGCGGCCCTCGCCATCCAGGGCAAGTTCCGGCGCTTCCAGAAACGGAAAAAGGACCCCAGCTCCTGA
- the MPZ gene encoding LOW QUALITY PROTEIN: myelin protein P0 (The sequence of the model RefSeq protein was modified relative to this genomic sequence to represent the inferred CDS: substituted 1 base at 1 genomic stop codon) produces the protein MASGAAAAPPGPVLAALLFSSLVLAPARAIVVYTDREVHGTVGSKVTLHCSFWSSEWLSEDVSFTWRFQAEGGRDAISIFHYAKGQPYIDEVGVFKERIQWVGDARWKDGSIVIHNLDYGDNGTFTCDVKNPPDIVGKSSQVTLYVFDKVPTRYGLILGAVIGGVLGLVLLLVLLGYLVRYCWLRRRAALQRRLSAMEKGKPHKPSKDSKRGRQTPVLYAMLDHSRLTKSAGDKKSKGTGDSRKDKKXRSAGRAAGRGPGAEAPRGPKVVVIEMELRGDQAGGADLRPAVKSPSRTSLKNALKNMIGLDSDK, from the exons ATGGCTTCAGGggcggccgccgccccgccgggccccgtccTGGCCGCCCTGCTCTTCTCTTCGCTGG TGCTGGCCCCGGCGCGGGCCATCGTGGTGTACACGGACCGGGAGGTTCACGGAACGGTGGGCTCCAAGGTCACCCTCCACTGCTCCTTCTGGTCCAGCGAGTGGCTCTCCGAAGACGTCTCCTTCACCTGGCGCTTCCAAGCCGAGGGCGGCCGCGATGCCATCTCG ATTTTCCACTACGCCAAGGGGCAGCCGTACATCGACGAGGTGGGGGTCTTCAAGGAGCGGATCCAGTGGGTGGGGGACGCCCGCTGGAAAGACGGCTCCATCGTCATCCACAACCTGGACTACGGCGACAACGGGACCTTCACCTGCGACGTCAAGAACCCCCCGGACATCGTGGGCAAATCGTCGCAGGTCACCCTCTACGTCTTCGACAAAG tgccgaCGCGCTACGGGCTGATCCTGGGGGCGGTGATCGGGGGCGTCCTGGGCTTGGTGCTGCTGCTCGTCCTGCTCGGGTACCTCGTCCGCTACTGCTGGCTCCGGCGCCGGGCAGCGCTGCAGAGGAGGCTCAG cGCCATGGAGAAGGGAAAACCGCACAAGCCCAGCAAGGACTCCAAGCGTGGCCGGCAG ACCCCGGTTCTGTACGCCATGCTGGACCACAGCCGCCTCACCAAGTCCGCCGGCGACAAAAAGTCAAAGGGCACGGGGGATTCCCGCAAGGATAAGAAATAGCGGTcagcgggccgggcggcgggccgggggccgggggcggaggctcCCCGCGGCCCCAAGGTGGTGGTCATCGAGATGGAGCTGCGGGGGGACCAGGCGGGCGGCGCGGATCTCCGGCCCGCGGTCAAGTCCCCCAGCCGGACCAGCCTGAAGAACGCCCTCAAGAACATGATCGGCCTGGACTCGGACAAGTGA